The Falco rusticolus isolate bFalRus1 chromosome 5, bFalRus1.pri, whole genome shotgun sequence genome has a segment encoding these proteins:
- the ETFBKMT gene encoding electron transfer flavoprotein beta subunit lysine methyltransferase isoform X1: MAFCSWKWLLLLGRQNTFAKAWRSRRGGGSSVRSKRCCHWSAGKSLDPEVRAFLEENTEVTSSGHLTPEIRLRLLTPRCRFWKEKPDLWPYGDPFWAIYWPGGQALSRFSFRYILDNPRVVKGRSVLDLGSGCGATAIAAVMSGASQVLANDIDPIAGMAMILNCELNHLNPFPITIKNIINSEAGNWDLIVLGDMFYDEQLADGLHHWLRKCIRIQRTEVLIGDPGRHQFLSHSIRSQLHKVIEYSLPEYTRQENYGLTSSVVWSYQPSNSLENC; the protein is encoded by the exons ATGgccttctgcagctggaagTGGCTTCTCCTCTTGGGCAGGCAGAACACCTTTGCCAAGGCTTGGAGGAGCAGAAGGGGAGGAGGCTCCTCTGTGCGCTCTAAGCGCTGCTGCCATTGGAGTGCCGGCAAGTCTCTGGATCCTGAGGTGAGAGCGTTTTTGGAGGAGAACACGGAGGTCACCAGCAGTGGGCATCTCACGCCAGAGATACGGCTGCGCCTCCTCACCCCTCGCTGCaggttttggaaggaaaaaccTGACCTCTGGCCTTATGGGGACCCATTCTGGGCCATTTACTGGCCAGGAGGCCAAGCCCTCTCCAG GTTTTCTTTCAGGTATATTTTAGATAATCCACGTGTTGTTAAAGGACGATCGGTTCTGGATCTTGGAAGTGGATGTGGAGCAACAGCAATAGCTGCTGTGATGAGTGGTGCATCGCAAGTCCTTGCTAATGACATTGACCCAA ttgcagGAATGGCAATGATCTTGAACTGTGAACTGAATCACCTGAATCCCTTCCCCATCACCATTAAGAACATAATTAATTCAGAGGCCGGCAACTGGGACCTCATTGTTCTAGGGGACATGTTTTATGATGAGCAGCTTGCGGATGGTCTGCACCACTGGCTGAGGAAATGCATCAGGATACAGCGAACTGAAGTGCTGATCGGTGACCCTGGCAGGCATCAGTTTTTAAGCCACAGCATTCGCAGTCAGTTGCACAAAGTTATAGAATATTCACTTCCCGAATACACTAGACAAGAAAACTATGGATTAACATCAAGTGTTGTCTGGAGTTATCAGCCCTCAAATAGCTTAGAAAACTGTTGA
- the ETFBKMT gene encoding electron transfer flavoprotein beta subunit lysine methyltransferase isoform X2: protein MAFCSWKWLLLLGRQNTFAKAWRSRRGGGSSVRSKRCCHWSAGKSLDPEVRAFLEENTEVTSSGHLTPEIRLRLLTPRCRFWKEKPDLWPYGDPFWAIYWPGGQALSRYILDNPRVVKGRSVLDLGSGCGATAIAAVMSGASQVLANDIDPIAGMAMILNCELNHLNPFPITIKNIINSEAGNWDLIVLGDMFYDEQLADGLHHWLRKCIRIQRTEVLIGDPGRHQFLSHSIRSQLHKVIEYSLPEYTRQENYGLTSSVVWSYQPSNSLENC, encoded by the exons ATGgccttctgcagctggaagTGGCTTCTCCTCTTGGGCAGGCAGAACACCTTTGCCAAGGCTTGGAGGAGCAGAAGGGGAGGAGGCTCCTCTGTGCGCTCTAAGCGCTGCTGCCATTGGAGTGCCGGCAAGTCTCTGGATCCTGAGGTGAGAGCGTTTTTGGAGGAGAACACGGAGGTCACCAGCAGTGGGCATCTCACGCCAGAGATACGGCTGCGCCTCCTCACCCCTCGCTGCaggttttggaaggaaaaaccTGACCTCTGGCCTTATGGGGACCCATTCTGGGCCATTTACTGGCCAGGAGGCCAAGCCCTCTCCAG GTATATTTTAGATAATCCACGTGTTGTTAAAGGACGATCGGTTCTGGATCTTGGAAGTGGATGTGGAGCAACAGCAATAGCTGCTGTGATGAGTGGTGCATCGCAAGTCCTTGCTAATGACATTGACCCAA ttgcagGAATGGCAATGATCTTGAACTGTGAACTGAATCACCTGAATCCCTTCCCCATCACCATTAAGAACATAATTAATTCAGAGGCCGGCAACTGGGACCTCATTGTTCTAGGGGACATGTTTTATGATGAGCAGCTTGCGGATGGTCTGCACCACTGGCTGAGGAAATGCATCAGGATACAGCGAACTGAAGTGCTGATCGGTGACCCTGGCAGGCATCAGTTTTTAAGCCACAGCATTCGCAGTCAGTTGCACAAAGTTATAGAATATTCACTTCCCGAATACACTAGACAAGAAAACTATGGATTAACATCAAGTGTTGTCTGGAGTTATCAGCCCTCAAATAGCTTAGAAAACTGTTGA